A genomic stretch from Ureibacillus composti includes:
- a CDS encoding SDR family oxidoreductase has product MGYENIKFPEDSKFLVTGSAGFIGSNLVEAILKLGYKVRGLDNFSTGKKENVEEFLDNPNYEFIEGDICDLDTCMKACEGIDYVLNQAAWGSVPRSIEMPLFYEEVNIKGTLNMMEAARQTSVKKFVYASSSSVYGDEPNLPKREGREGNVLSPYALTKKANEEYGKLYTNLYGLDTYGMRYFNVFGRRQDPNGAYAAVIPKFIKQLLNDEQPTINGDGKQSRDFTYIENVIEANLKACNASHEAAGQAYNIAYGGREYLIDIYDGLCKALEKNIKPIFGPDRKGDIKHSNADISKAKEYLGYNPEWSFERGITSAIQWYKENL; this is encoded by the coding sequence GTGGGTTATGAAAATATAAAGTTTCCAGAGGATAGTAAATTCTTAGTTACTGGATCAGCAGGTTTTATTGGTTCCAATCTAGTAGAAGCAATACTTAAATTAGGCTATAAAGTTAGAGGGCTTGATAACTTTTCAACTGGTAAAAAAGAAAATGTAGAAGAGTTTTTAGACAATCCTAATTATGAATTTATTGAAGGAGATATTTGTGATCTTGACACATGTATGAAAGCTTGTGAAGGAATTGATTATGTTTTGAATCAAGCTGCATGGGGGAGTGTTCCAAGAAGTATTGAGATGCCTTTGTTTTATGAAGAGGTAAATATAAAAGGTACTTTAAATATGATGGAAGCAGCAAGGCAAACTAGTGTAAAGAAATTTGTCTATGCTTCTAGTTCATCAGTATATGGCGACGAGCCAAATCTTCCAAAAAGAGAGGGTAGAGAGGGCAATGTATTATCACCTTATGCCCTTACTAAAAAAGCAAATGAAGAATATGGAAAACTCTATACAAATTTGTATGGCCTTGATACTTATGGTATGCGTTATTTTAATGTATTTGGTAGAAGACAGGATCCTAATGGTGCCTATGCAGCCGTAATCCCAAAATTTATTAAACAGTTACTTAATGATGAGCAACCAACTATTAATGGTGATGGAAAGCAGAGTAGAGATTTTACTTACATCGAGAATGTGATAGAGGCAAACTTGAAAGCTTGTAATGCATCCCATGAAGCAGCAGGGCAGGCCTATAACATAGCTTACGGTGGTAGAGAGTATTTGATTGATATTTATGATGGGTTATGTAAAGCGCTTGAAAAGAACATAAAACCTATTTTTGGACCTGATCGGAAAGGTGATATTAAGCATAGTAATGCTGATATTAGTAAAGCAAAAGAGTATTTAGGATATAATCCGGAATGGAGTTTTGAGAGGGGTATTACGTCCGCTATACAGTGGTATAAGGAGAATTTGTAA
- a CDS encoding glycosyltransferase family 1 protein, producing MSKPIRVLQVFAQMNRGGAETMIMNLYRNIDRSKIQFDFIVHTEDECDYDEEIKFLGGTIHRVPRYTGKNHFQYKKAWFDFFRFHPEYKIIHGHVRSTASIYLKVAQKHGLTTIAHSHSTSSGSGTSALAKNVLQYPIRYTADYLIACSKYAGEWLFGKNACKSDKFLVLNNAIDSKEFLFNGDTRIKKRKELNINNRFVVGHVGRFDSPKNHDLLIDIFKVVHDKNNNSLLLLVGDGELRNQIEKKVDGLGLNDSVIFTGVRSDISDLMQVMDVLVFPSLYEGLPVTLIEAQASGLPCIISDNISEEVKITELVKFISIDNNVNIWANEIAKYFNNSTRRNTYQDIAKARYDIELVASEYQNFYISCSKSK from the coding sequence ATGTCAAAGCCAATAAGAGTATTGCAAGTTTTTGCTCAAATGAATAGAGGTGGTGCAGAAACTATGATAATGAATCTGTACCGCAATATTGATCGTTCTAAGATTCAGTTTGATTTTATTGTGCATACTGAAGATGAGTGCGACTACGATGAAGAAATAAAATTTTTAGGTGGTACTATCCATAGAGTTCCAAGATACACTGGTAAAAATCATTTTCAATATAAAAAGGCATGGTTTGATTTTTTCAGATTTCATCCAGAATATAAAATAATTCATGGGCATGTTAGAAGTACGGCTTCTATTTATCTAAAAGTAGCACAAAAACATGGTTTAACGACAATTGCTCATAGCCATAGTACTTCTTCAGGTAGTGGAACTTCTGCATTAGCAAAAAACGTATTGCAGTATCCAATTAGGTACACAGCAGATTACTTAATTGCATGTTCTAAGTATGCAGGAGAGTGGTTATTTGGCAAAAATGCATGCAAAAGTGATAAATTTTTGGTTTTAAATAATGCGATTGATTCTAAAGAATTTTTATTTAATGGAGATACTAGAATTAAAAAGAGAAAAGAGCTTAATATTAACAATAGGTTTGTAGTTGGGCATGTTGGGAGATTCGACAGTCCTAAAAATCATGATCTATTAATTGATATATTTAAGGTAGTACATGATAAAAATAATAACTCATTGCTACTGTTAGTAGGTGATGGAGAATTACGTAATCAAATTGAGAAGAAGGTTGATGGCCTTGGTTTAAATGATTCAGTTATTTTTACAGGTGTACGTTCTGATATCTCTGATTTGATGCAAGTTATGGATGTCCTTGTTTTTCCATCATTATATGAAGGATTACCAGTTACCTTGATTGAGGCTCAAGCATCTGGGTTACCATGTATAATATCTGATAATATTTCAGAAGAAGTGAAAATAACAGAATTAGTAAAGTTTATTTCAATTGATAATAATGTAAATATTTGGGCAAATGAGATTGCTAAATACTTTAATAATTCAACCAGAAGAAACACATATCAGGATATAGCTAAAGCAAGATATGACATTGAATTAGTAGCTAGTGAGTATCAAAATTTTTACATTTCTTGTTCTAAAAGCAAGTAA
- a CDS encoding O-antigen polymerase, translating to MSTIKLTSGLLIITLFLTSILISVNYYTNISLLVSIAGSILLIYWNKKVNGNYINITMFFIVFSVLYGISGPINAVWGEGLHPLFSKPYNTDAFLISYALANIGLIIGIILFNTTSNNRFNNTIIDDSINMAIIKRKRILNVALLLALIASSFEIINLIRIGGISLLFVGKATYQSLSSNLTFTLPSSDVMTIAFAFLGLYLGTTYSDKVQLKKSKLKILLFLLYSIPFLLINTVLGQRGILLTLFICILTGVFFFKPLKRVKPKLVIILIIFYVFLSFLFANRSLVSTIPDNPEYFLETAFKKERIIEVLNPGANEFGAAFGNYSEFYGKYDYNFIPKLGETYIKGLVMPIPSFVYPGDKPQQITYEFRDEFFASEASRGRIAGTAYSSILEAYSNFNFIGVLFIYLIIGYVLQKIDTQYKYKNIFFMILYIASIPVTVVFHRSAFGDIFSIIFIRALAIYFFIFLCTKTNNKKNLRNEPV from the coding sequence TTGAGTACCATAAAGTTAACTAGTGGTCTGTTGATAATAACATTATTTTTAACCTCTATACTGATTAGTGTAAATTATTATACTAATATTAGTTTATTAGTTAGTATTGCAGGTAGTATACTATTAATCTATTGGAATAAAAAGGTTAATGGAAATTATATTAATATTACTATGTTTTTTATTGTTTTTAGTGTTCTATACGGAATTTCCGGTCCAATAAATGCTGTATGGGGAGAAGGGCTACATCCTTTATTCTCTAAACCATATAATACTGATGCATTTCTTATTAGTTATGCATTAGCGAATATTGGATTAATTATTGGAATTATATTGTTTAACACTACTAGTAACAATCGTTTCAATAATACAATAATAGATGATAGCATTAATATGGCAATTATTAAGAGAAAAAGAATATTAAATGTTGCTCTTTTATTGGCTTTGATAGCGTCAAGTTTTGAAATTATTAATTTAATAAGGATTGGTGGTATTAGTCTTTTATTTGTTGGAAAAGCCACTTATCAAAGTTTAAGTTCTAACTTAACATTTACTCTACCATCATCTGACGTTATGACTATTGCCTTTGCATTTCTAGGGTTGTACCTAGGAACCACATACTCAGATAAAGTTCAACTTAAAAAATCAAAACTTAAAATTCTGCTATTCCTGCTTTACTCTATCCCTTTTTTATTAATAAATACAGTTTTAGGGCAAAGAGGAATACTACTTACACTTTTTATTTGTATTCTTACTGGCGTCTTTTTTTTCAAGCCATTAAAAAGAGTAAAACCTAAACTTGTAATAATTTTAATTATATTTTATGTTTTTTTATCTTTCTTATTTGCAAACAGATCTCTTGTTAGTACAATTCCGGATAATCCAGAGTATTTTTTAGAGACAGCATTTAAAAAGGAAAGAATAATTGAGGTATTAAATCCAGGTGCAAACGAATTTGGTGCAGCTTTTGGAAATTATTCTGAGTTTTATGGGAAATATGATTATAATTTCATTCCTAAGTTGGGCGAAACTTATATTAAAGGGTTAGTAATGCCTATTCCATCTTTTGTTTATCCCGGTGATAAACCACAGCAAATAACGTATGAATTCAGGGATGAATTTTTTGCAAGTGAAGCTAGCAGAGGCAGGATAGCAGGAACAGCCTATTCTTCGATATTAGAAGCATATTCAAATTTTAATTTTATTGGAGTATTATTTATCTATTTAATAATAGGCTATGTCTTACAGAAGATTGATACTCAATATAAATACAAAAACATATTTTTTATGATTTTATATATAGCTTCAATTCCTGTAACAGTAGTTTTTCATAGAAGTGCTTTTGGTGATATTTTCTCAATCATTTTCATTAGAGCTTTGGCTATTTATTTCTTTATATTTTTATGTACTAAAACTAATAATAAGAAGAATTTAAGAAACGAACCGGTGTAA
- a CDS encoding glycosyltransferase yields MEKIKVLQIIPSFGVGGAEKLVLDYLTYFDKEKVDIKAISMYGNKNTIYDDFIRDKGLNVVYLDKKPGVDLSMILKMKKIIKEFKPDIIHSHMNSMKYIIYSVINNKQVKMFHTLHNEPEKDAKGLDKYFNKFSFKYLNCTPIALTDELARKINSYYGLESAIVVNNGIDLDKFKNEKEDKKDIRRSLNLPPDSFIVGHVGRFMRQKNHEFIIDVFKKVVNVKKDSLLILVGEGELKKDIEEKVIALGLSDKVKFLGLRKDIPELLKSFDVFLFPSFHEGYPITLIEAQAAGVRCVISNSIDSRCVLSNDTLSVNLEATPEEWCDVIIDGNIKSNPTDTIESFDIKEVVKQLEKLYRIKLEK; encoded by the coding sequence TTGGAAAAAATAAAAGTATTGCAAATTATACCTAGTTTTGGAGTGGGTGGAGCTGAAAAGTTAGTGTTAGATTATCTAACTTATTTCGATAAGGAAAAAGTCGATATAAAAGCAATCTCCATGTACGGAAATAAAAATACAATATATGACGATTTTATAAGGGATAAGGGGCTTAATGTTGTTTATTTAGATAAAAAGCCAGGTGTAGACCTATCTATGATATTAAAAATGAAAAAGATAATTAAAGAGTTTAAGCCTGATATTATTCATAGCCATATGAATAGTATGAAGTACATTATTTATTCAGTTATTAATAATAAGCAAGTGAAAATGTTTCACACACTTCATAATGAACCTGAGAAAGATGCTAAGGGACTAGACAAATATTTTAACAAATTTTCATTTAAATATTTGAACTGCACCCCGATAGCCTTAACTGATGAATTAGCTAGAAAAATAAATAGTTACTATGGTTTAGAAAGTGCAATCGTAGTTAATAACGGAATAGATTTAGATAAATTTAAAAATGAAAAGGAAGATAAAAAAGATATTAGAAGAAGCTTAAATTTACCTCCAGACTCATTTATAGTAGGTCATGTAGGAAGGTTTATGAGGCAAAAAAATCACGAATTTATAATTGATGTTTTTAAAAAGGTTGTTAATGTAAAAAAGGATTCTTTATTAATTTTAGTTGGTGAGGGAGAATTAAAAAAGGATATTGAAGAAAAAGTAATTGCATTAGGATTATCAGATAAAGTTAAATTTTTGGGTTTGAGAAAAGATATACCTGAATTATTAAAATCCTTCGATGTCTTTTTATTTCCTTCTTTTCATGAGGGATACCCAATTACTTTAATAGAAGCACAGGCTGCCGGTGTTAGATGTGTAATTTCAAATAGTATAGACAGTCGATGTGTACTTAGTAATGACACTTTAAGTGTAAATTTAGAGGCAACACCTGAGGAATGGTGTGATGTCATTATTGATGGGAATATTAAGAGTAACCCGACTGATACAATTGAAAGTTTTGACATAAAGGAAGTAGTTAAGCAATTGGAAAAGTTATATCGTATAAAACTAGAAAAGTGA
- a CDS encoding glycosyltransferase family A protein, whose protein sequence is MEIQVTVFTPTYNRGYIIEKLYNSLKNQQCKSFEWVVVDDGSTDDTMALFKEWEKKDHGFPIRYYYKNNGGKHRAINDGVKHANGRLFIIVDSDDYLTEDAIKMILEREVEIRAQGSFAGLGFNKGKDRKNIVGSTFRGKSIDATSIQRINHNITGDKAEVFYTNILRHYQFPEFPNEKFITENVVWYKIANDGYKIRWFNEIIYICEYLDDGLTSNANSLALNNFNGYTYTIKELLKYNLHPKEKAVLIGVYTRTAKIKGLSFKEISKNIGIGIYVCYFLEKLSKISRFIKSFKKSK, encoded by the coding sequence ATGGAAATACAAGTAACGGTTTTTACACCAACCTATAATAGGGGGTATATTATAGAAAAACTTTACAACTCTCTTAAGAATCAACAGTGTAAAAGCTTTGAATGGGTTGTGGTAGATGATGGATCTACTGACGATACAATGGCTTTGTTTAAAGAGTGGGAAAAAAAAGACCATGGCTTTCCAATCAGATATTATTATAAGAATAATGGTGGTAAACATCGGGCTATAAATGATGGAGTCAAACATGCAAATGGGAGATTATTTATCATTGTTGATTCAGATGACTATTTAACTGAAGATGCAATTAAGATGATATTGGAGCGAGAAGTAGAAATTAGAGCTCAAGGATCTTTTGCAGGATTGGGATTTAATAAAGGAAAAGATAGAAAAAATATTGTTGGGAGTACTTTCCGAGGAAAGTCAATTGATGCAACATCAATTCAGAGAATTAATCATAATATAACAGGCGATAAGGCAGAAGTGTTTTATACAAATATACTAAGACACTATCAATTCCCAGAGTTCCCTAATGAGAAATTTATTACCGAGAATGTAGTGTGGTATAAGATTGCAAATGATGGTTACAAGATAAGGTGGTTTAATGAAATCATTTATATTTGTGAATACTTGGATGACGGGCTAACTAGTAATGCAAATTCCTTAGCATTAAATAATTTTAATGGTTATACATATACCATTAAAGAACTATTAAAATATAACCTACACCCTAAAGAAAAGGCAGTATTGATTGGGGTATATACACGAACAGCAAAGATAAAAGGATTAAGTTTTAAAGAGATTTCAAAAAATATAGGGATTGGTATATATGTTTGTTATTTTTTAGAGAAACTCTCAAAGATTAGCAGATTCATAAAAAGTTTTAAAAAGAGTAAATAA
- a CDS encoding CatB-related O-acetyltransferase — protein MKGIIKIARYMLFNKIHNTRIKSKYASLKASYGVEVGVAYNSYVESDVTIGDYSYINANSYIENCEIGKFCSISSGVYISPFEHNNNFRTTHPIIFNKKYGFTSENYKMNRKKVIIGNDVLISLNAVILEGVKIGNGAVIGAGAVVTKDVEPYEVVGGVPAKHIKYRFNVEERENLQEIKFWDWDKQKIVRNIDYLRNVSNSIV, from the coding sequence ATGAAAGGTATTATCAAAATTGCAAGATACATGCTTTTTAATAAAATTCATAATACAAGAATTAAGAGTAAATATGCTAGTTTAAAAGCTTCATATGGTGTTGAGGTTGGAGTAGCATATAATTCGTATGTAGAAAGTGATGTTACCATAGGAGATTATAGTTATATAAATGCAAATTCATATATAGAAAATTGTGAGATTGGAAAGTTTTGTTCTATTTCTTCTGGAGTATATATATCGCCATTTGAACACAACAATAATTTTAGAACTACACATCCGATAATATTCAATAAAAAATACGGATTTACTAGCGAAAATTATAAAATGAATCGTAAAAAGGTTATTATAGGTAATGACGTTTTAATAAGTTTAAATGCGGTGATTTTAGAAGGTGTAAAAATTGGAAATGGTGCGGTCATTGGAGCTGGTGCTGTTGTAACAAAAGATGTTGAACCTTATGAGGTTGTTGGTGGTGTACCTGCCAAGCATATCAAATATAGATTTAATGTTGAAGAAAGAGAAAATTTACAGGAAATTAAATTCTGGGATTGGGACAAGCAGAAAATTGTGAGAAATATAGACTATTTAAGAAATGTAAGTAATTCAATAGTCTAA
- the murJ gene encoding murein biosynthesis integral membrane protein MurJ has translation MNKTATIIMLITIVSQIFGFGREIALSFLYGTSSISDAYLISTTIPGVLFGIITAGLVAGYIPMYSKVAKEDGESEANKFTNNLISILLVICTTIVFIGLTFTEQIVKLFAYGFEGETLNLAVRFTKISLFAIYLSAMISIFTGYLQIKNNYIIPALVGIPFNFFVVLSIVLSHKTNTLALPLGFVIASVSQLILMIPYIRKTKYRYKFKIDFKDKNIKNLAYITLPIILGISVNQINVLIDRTLASQLAVGGISALNYANRLNGFVQGIFVMSITSVLYPNTSKMAAENNMNGLKSALSKAITGINLLVIPATLGAIVLAEPIVSVLFGRGEFDIQATAMTSNALIFYSIGMVGFGFREILSRTFYSLQDTKTPMINAAIGMFMNIILNIILSRFLGIGGLALATSISAIFTSGLMFISLKRKIGSYGLKQLSISFIKILCASLLMGVIVKLSFNYLTSTISNITSLFIAIGVGAVSYFVIVNFMRIEDVNTIVKAFKRKLVRK, from the coding sequence TTGAACAAAACAGCCACAATTATAATGTTAATAACAATCGTATCACAAATATTTGGGTTTGGAAGAGAAATTGCTTTATCTTTTTTATATGGAACTTCAAGCATAAGTGATGCCTATTTAATTTCTACTACTATTCCAGGTGTATTGTTTGGAATTATTACAGCAGGTTTAGTTGCAGGATACATTCCTATGTATAGCAAAGTGGCAAAAGAAGATGGAGAGTCTGAAGCTAATAAATTTACAAATAATCTTATAAGCATTTTATTAGTTATATGTACCACTATAGTATTTATTGGACTAACATTTACGGAACAAATAGTCAAATTATTTGCTTACGGATTTGAAGGAGAGACTCTAAATTTAGCAGTTAGGTTCACAAAGATTAGCTTATTTGCTATTTATCTTTCTGCAATGATTTCAATTTTCACCGGCTATCTCCAGATTAAAAATAATTATATAATTCCAGCCTTAGTTGGAATACCTTTTAACTTTTTTGTTGTACTTTCTATAGTCTTAAGTCATAAAACTAATACATTAGCACTACCACTGGGTTTTGTAATAGCAAGTGTTTCACAATTAATTTTAATGATACCATATATTAGAAAAACCAAATACAGATATAAGTTTAAAATTGATTTTAAAGATAAGAATATTAAAAACTTGGCTTATATTACGTTGCCTATCATATTAGGAATATCAGTTAATCAAATCAATGTATTAATTGACAGGACCTTGGCCTCTCAATTAGCAGTGGGAGGAATCTCAGCTCTAAATTATGCAAATAGACTTAACGGTTTTGTGCAAGGAATATTTGTAATGTCAATAACTTCTGTTTTATACCCAAACACTTCAAAAATGGCAGCAGAAAACAATATGAATGGACTTAAAAGTGCTTTATCAAAGGCAATAACAGGAATTAATCTATTGGTTATACCTGCTACTTTAGGTGCTATTGTTCTTGCGGAGCCGATTGTCTCTGTATTGTTTGGCCGAGGTGAATTCGACATTCAGGCCACTGCTATGACATCTAACGCTTTAATATTCTACTCAATTGGAATGGTAGGTTTTGGATTTCGCGAAATCTTATCAAGAACATTTTATTCACTACAGGATACAAAAACACCAATGATAAATGCTGCTATAGGTATGTTTATGAATATTATTCTAAATATAATCTTATCTAGATTTCTTGGTATTGGAGGACTTGCATTAGCTACAAGTATTTCAGCTATTTTTACATCAGGATTAATGTTCATTAGTCTGAAAAGGAAAATAGGTTCGTACGGCTTAAAACAACTTTCAATATCATTCATTAAAATACTATGTGCATCTTTGTTAATGGGAGTTATAGTTAAGTTATCTTTTAACTATTTAACATCAACAATAAGTAATATCACCTCTTTATTTATTGCTATTGGGGTAGGGGCCGTGTCTTACTTTGTAATAGTTAATTTTATGAGGATTGAAGATGTTAATACCATTGTCAAAGCTTTCAAAAGAAAATTGGTAAGAAAATGA
- the galE gene encoding UDP-glucose 4-epimerase GalE, translating to MNILVTGGTGYIGSHTCIALLEAGHSVIIADNLSNSKSETVMKIMGIADKEVTFYEIDVTDAEAVDIIFRNYNVDGVIHFAGLKAVGESVEKPLEYYYNNIVSTMVLTKACQKHGVNRFVFSSSATVYGDNKVPFVETMDLLPTTNPYGETKAMSERILTDIANANPAFSVSLLRYFNPVGAHESGLIGEAPNGIPNNLMPYVTQVAKGKLKKLRVFGNDYPTVDGTGVRDYIHVVDLAEGHVAALENLTEGVHLYNLGTGKGTSVLELVKAFEDANDIEVPYEIVDRRPGDIASCYADASRAKRELGWTAKRDIIAMCRDAWRFEKNYKE from the coding sequence TTGAACATACTAGTAACCGGTGGTACCGGATATATAGGATCACACACTTGTATAGCATTATTGGAAGCAGGACATTCAGTCATTATTGCTGATAATCTATCTAACAGTAAAAGTGAGACTGTTATGAAAATCATGGGTATAGCTGATAAAGAAGTTACCTTTTACGAGATTGATGTAACAGATGCAGAAGCTGTTGATATTATTTTCAGAAATTATAATGTTGATGGGGTTATTCATTTTGCCGGTCTTAAAGCGGTTGGAGAATCAGTAGAAAAACCACTGGAGTATTATTACAATAACATCGTAAGTACAATGGTTCTAACTAAAGCTTGTCAGAAACATGGTGTCAACCGATTTGTCTTTAGCTCATCAGCAACAGTATATGGAGATAATAAAGTACCTTTCGTAGAGACAATGGATCTCCTACCAACGACTAATCCCTATGGTGAAACAAAGGCTATGAGTGAACGGATTCTAACTGATATAGCAAATGCAAATCCTGCCTTCTCAGTATCACTTCTTCGGTACTTCAATCCAGTTGGAGCCCACGAAAGTGGATTAATTGGGGAAGCACCTAATGGAATTCCTAATAATCTGATGCCATATGTTACGCAAGTAGCAAAAGGTAAACTTAAGAAATTAAGAGTCTTCGGAAATGATTATCCTACTGTGGATGGCACCGGGGTACGTGATTATATTCATGTAGTGGATCTTGCTGAGGGACATGTTGCTGCATTGGAGAATCTAACTGAAGGTGTCCATCTTTATAATTTAGGAACCGGAAAAGGTACTAGTGTACTAGAGTTAGTGAAAGCTTTTGAAGATGCTAATGATATTGAGGTTCCATATGAAATCGTGGATCGAAGACCTGGAGATATTGCTTCATGCTATGCGGATGCATCAAGAGCAAAGCGAGAATTAGGCTGGACTGCAAAACGCGATATTATCGCTATGTGCCGTGATGCTTGGCGATTTGAGAAGAATTATAAAGAATAG
- a CDS encoding ImmA/IrrE family metallo-endopeptidase — MQRTRKIPGKPRFSDATMKGYQLLNALDIRELPVDPFKIIEQCPNWYVQSWSELRKATGHKDPYNLKQKGIEARTQILRGSNEYLIVYDDTYSESRIRWTIAHEIGHIVLGHLSDFEETALNRGGLTKKQYGVLEVEAHWFAEAILAPNALLHLFSIKEAQEIAFLCDISKNASEKCEKHLNNFPWNNQPEERELLRNFYPFFYRDQHKQAIKDGIDKFYGSSLYPDFSKICRICRNCNAYIDDSLQVNCHICGKELPIIETPFVHLPQPGIFYIYSDFQKGQFYPSYDVDENKRLLFCPVCRNHEFSPDAKHCKICGTSLFNQCHSEQTNLSGEFRYCPSCGDQTVFESSGLYDYLKEIEIPDLLDYENGRYEDYIEYEHWDYIIASVYVWEQNQGAYSSLSGTKAIRDDDSLIVFTANSTQKLEIEKHEELLKSCIREYGFAEINKLEVLIL; from the coding sequence ATGCAAAGAACAAGAAAAATTCCCGGTAAACCTCGTTTTTCGGATGCTACGATGAAAGGGTACCAACTTTTAAACGCCTTGGATATCCGTGAATTACCTGTGGATCCTTTTAAAATTATTGAGCAATGCCCCAATTGGTATGTGCAGAGTTGGTCGGAGTTACGGAAAGCAACTGGCCATAAAGATCCCTATAACCTAAAACAAAAAGGGATTGAAGCTAGAACACAGATTCTCAGGGGAAGCAATGAGTATTTAATTGTTTATGATGACACCTATTCCGAGTCACGAATACGTTGGACTATTGCTCACGAAATTGGTCATATTGTTCTTGGTCACTTAAGTGATTTTGAGGAAACCGCATTAAATCGTGGAGGATTGACTAAAAAGCAGTACGGTGTATTAGAAGTTGAAGCACACTGGTTTGCTGAGGCGATATTGGCTCCTAATGCATTGTTACATTTGTTTAGCATTAAGGAAGCACAGGAGATTGCCTTTCTTTGCGACATCTCTAAAAACGCTTCGGAGAAATGTGAAAAGCATCTAAACAATTTCCCTTGGAATAACCAGCCTGAAGAACGTGAATTACTAAGGAATTTTTATCCTTTCTTTTATAGAGATCAACACAAACAAGCAATTAAAGATGGAATCGATAAGTTCTATGGGAGCAGCCTGTATCCGGACTTTTCAAAGATATGCAGAATATGCCGTAACTGCAATGCATACATTGATGACTCTTTGCAAGTGAACTGCCATATCTGCGGAAAAGAACTCCCTATAATCGAAACCCCATTTGTGCATCTGCCACAGCCTGGCATCTTCTACATCTATTCCGACTTTCAAAAAGGTCAATTCTATCCGTCGTATGATGTAGATGAGAACAAGCGATTATTGTTTTGTCCAGTGTGCAGGAACCATGAGTTCAGTCCAGACGCAAAGCATTGCAAAATCTGTGGGACATCACTCTTTAACCAGTGCCATTCAGAACAAACCAATCTTAGCGGAGAATTCCGTTACTGTCCTTCTTGTGGCGATCAGACCGTATTTGAAAGCAGTGGACTCTATGACTACCTAAAAGAAATAGAGATTCCTGATTTACTGGATTACGAAAATGGTAGATATGAAGATTATATCGAATATGAACATTGGGATTATATCATTGCTTCCGTATATGTTTGGGAACAAAACCAAGGTGCCTATTCATCCCTTTCCGGTACGAAAGCCATCCGGGATGATGACTCACTTATCGTATTTACAGCCAATTCGACACAGAAGCTGGAGATAGAAAAACATGAGGAGTTACTGAAATCTTGCATAAGAGAATATGGCTTTGCGGAAATCAATAAATTGGAGGTTTTGATACTATGA